In a genomic window of Melitaea cinxia chromosome 2, ilMelCinx1.1, whole genome shotgun sequence:
- the LOC123661426 gene encoding uncharacterized protein LOC123661426 translates to MRLGKYTPNKSRPIKVFFNNTDIPKCLVYNKQKLPKTIKIYSDQTPTQKLFMQQLRDELQKRTANGEKDLIIKYIKEELEENGNHYLWISIDKLSLNIGAIYKPGETNLKDFLNKYITQLNKRKRSIILGDFNIDLLSTGTNVTQYLSNIQEAGYKIINKISKKHNTRETTKTSTLLDHICTDINNHSFNISIIESALSDHKQIYLEIGSLPPQRNKKIDYQALDYKKLYNDALAATYNNETDDYDRLENFISKYIVKNKINKTKILNPPRKDWINKNIIDSINVRNSLWQQVKALPGNQIIHKKFDTERDRVAKLIKTHKKEYYNNLFDKTNNNPKKMWEVINKLALNKIKDSFDPPKLMSDSGIISNGNEICDLFNTFFSSIGTELASKIPQPYHESTENMFMYEDSYTHNITLSNFTPCSTDEVSKIIDKLDCNTSTGLDGISTKAIKCLKSIILVRLTNCINVCLAQGVYPDTLKIAKVSPIFKSGCRSNPSNYRPISVLPVMSKIFERILYNRLNAYFSEKQFLSKRQYGFRPKSSTLSAVVDLITKIKTNIDKKNIALGIFIDLKKAFDTIFNIDVQFFVGFLNLDCRSPSMVISS, encoded by the exons ATGCGCCTGGGAAAATATACTCCTAATAAATCGCGAcctataaaagtattttttaacaatacggACATCCCAAAATGCCTTGTCTACAACAAGCAAAAATTACCGaaaaccataaaaatatattctgatCAGACACCTACGCAAAAACTATTCATGCAACAGTTAAGGGACGAATTGCAAAAAAGAACTGCTAATGGCGAGAAAGATctcatcataaaatatattaaag AAGAATTAGAAGAAAATGGCAATCACTACCTATGGATAAGCATTGATAAATTATCGCTCAATATTGGCGCTATTTACAAACCCGGGGAAACTAACTTAAAAGATTTTCTAAACAAATACATCACACaactaaataaaagaaaaagatcgATTATCTTAGGAGACTTTAACATCGACCTCCTAAGTACTGGAACAAACGTTACGCAATATTTAAGCAACATTCAGGAGGCtggatataaaattataaataaaataagtaaaaaacacaATACCCGTGAAACCACTAAAACCAGTACATTATTAGATCACATATGTACTGACATTAATAATCATTCATTTAACATATCAATAATTGAATCCGCTTTGTCTGACCACAAGCAAATATACCTTGAAATTGGCAGTTTACCACcgcaaagaaataaaaagataGACTACCAGGCACTTGATTATAAAAAACTATACAATGATGCATTAGCCGCTACATACAATAATGAAACTGATGATTACGATCgtttagaaaattttatatcgAAGTAcatagtgaaaaataaaatcaataaaacgaAAATACTTAATCCACCTCGAAAGGActggataaataaaaatataattgattcaATAAATGTGCGCAATAGCCTGTGGCAGCAAGTGAAAGCCTTACCTGGGAATcaaatcatacataaaaaatttgacACAGAACGAGACAGAGTAGCGAAACTCATTAAAACgcataaaaaagaatattataataatctattCGATAAGACAAATAACAATCCAAAGAAGATGTgggaagtaataaataaattagcttTAAATAAGATTAAGGATAGCTTTGATCCTCCCAAACTGATGTCAGATTCAGGAATTATTTCCAACGGTAACGAAATATGTGatctttttaatacttttttctcGTCAATTGGCACGGAGCTAGCTTCTAAAATACCGCAACCATACCATGAAAGTACAGAGAACATGTTCATGTATGAAGATAGTTACACGCATAACATTACATTATCAAACTTTACACCTTGTAGTACAGATGAAGTTtctaaaattattgataaactAGACTGTAATACAAGCACGGGATTGGATGGAATTAGCACAAAAGCAATTAAATGTCTTAAAAGTATAATACTTGTAAGACTTACAAATTGTATAAATGTATGTCTTGCACAAGGAGTTTATCCCGATACACTCAAGATCGCAAAGGTCAGTCCTATATTTAAATCTGGATGCCGATCTAATCCAAGTAATTACAGGCCAATATCTGTTTTGCCAGTTATGTCGAAAATATTTGagcgtattttatataatcgttTAAATGCGTACTTTTCTGAAAAACAGTTTTTAAGCAAACGTCAATATGGATTCCGCCCAAAGTCGAGTACTCTCTCAGCTGTTGTAGacttaattactaaaattaaaactaacattgATAAAAAGAACATTGCATTAGGTATCTTTATTGACTTAAAAAAGGCCTTTGACACA atCTTCAACATTGATGTGCAGTTTTTCGTTGGTTTTTTGAACTTGGACTGCCGATCCCCATCCATGGTCATCAGctcttga